From the genome of Pelobates fuscus isolate aPelFus1 chromosome 6, aPelFus1.pri, whole genome shotgun sequence, one region includes:
- the PCDH18 gene encoding protocadherin-18 codes for MDCCFSRRNRISRGMNLVLLFTWMMCLNRYVTCKNVKYKIYEEQAVGTVIARLSEDLEGGQSKVPNIRFRAMQRSVLSVREDNGEISIGTKIDREQLCQKKLNCSIEFDVITLPTQHLQLFHVVVEVLDINDNAPQFSRALIPLEISESAAVGTRIPLDSAYDPDVGENSLYTYSLSDNDFFRIEVKTRTDGAKYAELIVDKQLDRELQSSYELQLTASDMGVPQRFGSSILKISISDSNDNSPVFERQSYVIHLPENSPVGTLLIDLNATDPDEGDNGKVEYSFSSHMSPQITDTFKIDIDKGKLTLIKPVDYETTKSYEIDVQAQDLGPNAMPALCKIIINVVDVNDNKPEININLMSQGKEIAYISEGAPLETFVALVRVLDKDSGLNGEVVCKLHGHGQFKLQKTYENNYLILTNSTLDREKRSEYSLTVIAEDKGIPSLSTVKHFAVQVSDENDNSPRFQTYKYEVVIVENNSPGTHITSVRATDPDQGENGQVTYTILESLIQGHSITTYVTIDPSNGAIYALRSFDHEETNQITFIVQARDGGMPQLATNATVILTVIDENDNAPVIVTPILHNNTADVSIPRDVESGALITKIKATDKDSGINSELNCYISEGNKDDIFIIDHKLCEIYINTSMETYTKQEWKLLILVQDKGSPPRSSKALLRYYLESLHDESSSQPDDVKQATVDVSMIIIISLGAICAVLLVIMVIFATRCNREKKDNRSYNCRVAESTYQNHPKRPSRQIHKGDITLVPTLNGTLPIRSHHMSSPSPSPTLERGQMSSRQSQHSRQSLNSLMTISSNHVPDNFSLELSNATPAVEVSQLLSMLHQGQYQPRPSFRGNKYSRSYRYALQDMDKFSLKDSGRGDSEAGDSDYDLGRDSPIDRFLGEGFSELFLTDGHRIPPVMRFCTDECRVLGHSDQCWMPPLPSPSADYRNNMFVPGEDHQSHQQQPQNHQQQQTQLQVQQQTPLLEDDMNTIDQNEKKKSFSTFGKESQDEESAETCTSSLLTEMNNVFQRLLPPSIDNYTECNDMDRSNSLERRKGQVASKTASYPQGVAAWAASSHFQNPNNVGTPLGNHSSAQPSSKWLPAMEEIPENYEEDDFDNVLNHLNDGKHELMDASELVAEINKLLQDVRQN; via the exons ATGGATTGCTGCTTCTCCAGGAGGAATCGGATCAGCAGGGGGATGAACTTGGTTCTACTCTTTACATGGATGATGTGCCTGAACCGGTATGTAACGTGTAAGAATGTAAAGTATAAGATCTACGAGGAGCAGGCGGTTGGGACCGTGATAGCCAGGCTCTCGGAGGATTTAGAAGGCGGTCAATCCAAGGTACCGAACATTCGATTTCGAGCGATGCAGCGTTCCGTGCTCTCAGTCCGGGAGGATAACGGGGAGATAAGCATCGGGACTAAGATTGACCGTGAGCAGCTCTGCCAGAAAAAACTAAACTGCTCCATAGAGTTTGATGTGATCACGCTGCCAACTCAACATCTGCAGCTCTTTCACGTTGTGGTCGAGGTCCTGGACATCAATGACAATGCTCCCCAGTTCTCCAGGGCTTTGATCCCCCTGGAGATTTCGGAGAGCGCAGCAGTCGGGACACGGATCCCACTGGACAGTGCTTACGATCCAGATGTGGGTGAGAACTCTCTCTATACGTATTCTCTTTCAGACAATGATTTCTTTAGGATAGAGGTAAAGACTAGGACAGATGGCGCCAAATATGCAGAACTTATTGTGGACAAGCAGCTGGACAGGGAGTTACAGTCCAGCTATGAGCTTCAGCTCACTGCCTCAGACATGGGCGTACCGCAAAGATTCGGTTCCTCCATCCTCAAAATAAGCATTTCGGACTCCAATGACAACAGCCCTGTGTTCGAACGGCAGTCCTATGTTATCCACTTACCTGAGAATTCTCCTGTAGGGACTTTACTGATAGACCTCAATGCCACTGACCCAGATGAAGGAGATAATGGGAAGGTTGAATATTCTTTTAGTAGTCATATGTCCCCACAAATTACTGACACTTTTAAAATAGACATCGACAAGGGAAAGCTTACTCTAATAAAGCCAGTGGACTATGAAACAACCAAATCTTATGAGATTGATGTGCAGGCCCAGGACTTGGGACCCAATGCTATGCCAGCCCTGTGCAAAATTATTATAAACGTTGTTGATGTTAATGACAACAAACCAGAAATCAATATTAATTTAATGTCTCAAGGGAAGGAGATTGCCTACATATCTGAAGGTGCACCACTGGAAACGTTTGTGGCTTTGGTAAGGGTACTAGACAAAGATTCTGGCCTTAATGGAGAAGTGGTCTGTAAACTTCATGGACATGGTCAGTTTAAGCTTCAAAAGACCTATGAaaacaattatttaattttaactaACTCTACCCTTGATAGAGAAAAAAGGTCTGAGTACAGTCTGACTGTTATAGCAGAAGATAAGGGGATCCCAAGTCTTTCCACTGTCAAGCATTTTGCTGTACAAGTGAGTGATGAAAATGACAATTCTCCACGTTTTCAGACTTACAAatatgaagtggtcattgtggagAACAATTCTCCAGGTACGCACATTACTTCGGTTAGAGCCACAGATCCTGATCAAGGAGAAAATGGTCAAGTGACATATACTATACTTGAAAGCCTCATACAAGGACATTCTATTACAACGTATGTAACTATAGACCCGTCTAATGGTGCTATATATGCACTTAGGTCCTTTGACCATGAAGAAACTAATCAGATTACCTTTATTGTTCAGGCAAGAGATGGCGGAATGCCTCAACTTGCTACCAATGCTACAGTTATACTCACAGTTATAGATGAAAATGACAATGCTCCTGTCATAGTTACACCCATTTTACACAACAACACAGCTGATGTTTCAATTCCAAGAGATGTCGAAAGTGGTGCCTTAATTACTAAAATAAAAGCTACAGACAAAGATTCTGGGATTAACTCTGAATTGAACTGTTATATTTCAGAGGGAAATAAAgatgatatatttattattgaccACAAATTGTGTGAAATATACATAAACACCAGCATGGAAACctacactaaacaagaatggaaacTTTTAATTTTAGTTCAGGACAAGGGAAGTCCTCCACGCAGTAGCAAGGCACTCCTTAGGTATTATTTAGAAAGTCTTCATGATGAATCCAGCTCCCAACCTGATGATGTTAAACAAGCCACAGTGGATGTCTCCATGATCATTATCATTTCACTTGGGGCTATCTGCGCAGTGCTTTTGGTTATTATGGTTATTTTTGCTACAAGATGTAATCGAGAAAAAAAGGACAATCGATCTTATAACTGCAGGGTTGCCGAGTCAACTTATCAGAATCACCCCAAAAGGCCTTCAAGACAGATTCATAAAGGGGATATTACTTTAGTGCCTACCCTAAATGGTACTCTGCCTATCAGGTCCCATCACATGTCATCCCCTTCGCCCTCTCCAACTTTAGAAAGGGGACAGATGAGTAGCAGACAAAGTCAACACAGTCGCCAATCTCTGAACAGTCTGATGACAATCTCTTCCAATCATGTACCAGATAACTTCTCTTTGGAACTTTCCAATGCTACTCCGGCAGTGGAG GTATCTCAGCTACTCTCAATGCTTCATCAGGGCCAATACCAGCCCAGACCAAGCTTTCGAGGGAACAAATATTCCCGGAGCTACAG atACGCCCTTCAGGATATGGATAAATTTAGTCTGAAAGATAGTGGTCGTGGAGATAGTGAAGCTGGAGACAGTGATTATGATCTAGGGAGAGATTCACCCATTGACAGATTTCTGGGAGAAGGATTCAGTGAACTTTTCCTTACAGATGGGCATAGAATTCCCCCAG TTATGAGATTCTGCACAGATGAATGCCGGGTTCTGGGACATTCAGATCAGTGTTGGATGCCTCCTCTACCTTCTCCATCAGCTGACTACAGAAATAATATGTTTGTTCCTGGAGAAGACCACCAGTCTCACCAACAACAACCACAAAACCACCAGCAACAGCAGACTCAACTTCAAGTCCAGCAACAGACTCCTCTACTAGAAGATGACATGAATACTATTGACCAGAATGAGAAGAAAAAGAGCTTTTCAACTTTTGGCAAAGAATCTCAAGATGAGGAATCCGCTGAAACCTGCACTTCATCTCTTCTTACTGAAATGAATAATGTTTTCCAACGTCTGCTACCTCCATCTATAGATAACTATACTGAGTGCAATGATATGGATCGTTCAAACTCATTAGAACGAAGGAAAGGACAAGTTGCATCAAAAACTGCAAGTTACCCACAAGGAGTAGCAGCATGGGCAGCAAGCTCTCATTTTCAAAACCCTAATAATGTTGGAACACCTTTAGGGAACCACTCCAGTGCACAGCCATCATCCAAGTGGTTGCCTGCAATGGAAGAAATCCCAGAGAACTATGAGGAGGATGATTTTGACAATGTCCTCAATCACTTAAATGATGGAAAACATGAACTAATGGATGCAAGTGAACTAGTTGCTGAGATAAACAAACTTCTTCAAGATGTAAGGCAGAACTAG